From the Catharus ustulatus isolate bCatUst1 chromosome 2, bCatUst1.pri.v2, whole genome shotgun sequence genome, the window GAAAACATTGAAGATGTCTTCACACACATTCAATTGTCTTGATACCTGGATTTGGTTTTACAGCTAAAGAGTGTTTTCTAGAGAGCTGTCAACAAATTTCATCATCCTGAGGGCTGAAAGATGGCTAAGGAATATAATCCTTCTGTTGAGCCTGTATAATTTCTGTACCTGAAGGAGCATCTGCATTCCTTGATAAAATATGCTCTGATTGTTTATGTAGTTTAAAGCAAAACATCCTAGCAAGGATTTGGTAGAGGTCAAATTATGAATCTAACTGATTTTGAGTTCAGAACCTACCTGGGAATTCTGTGTTCCCAGATTCCAGGAAATCAAAAAGCTTTGTTGTCTTGAGAAACAAATGAAAGTTAGATATGATAATGTTTGCTttgatattaatatttttccttgacTGTTGGATGAGTAATTGCTCAATCAAAACCATTGGGGTTGTGATAATGACTTCCATTTATAGTACAGTGTGTTGGCAATAGCTACTGGCATTTTTCATCCAGTCTGTCCAGGAAAAGATGGACAGGACTGTCCCCATAGAAAAGATGAAATTCAACCAAAAAGGCAGAGTTTGTGAGCTCAGTGGGAATTGAATCCATCTATGCTGATTCCTGCCCAAAAGCTGCATCTCCCTATTTCTTACTAGGAAATTACAGGTGTAACCTCCATGGATAAATGCTTTCTGTTTGGGGGATTGAGTCTttgaagaaatgcatttttaatactCCAATTAAAACTCCTTTTGCTGTAGTAACATGTCGACCTTGCTCTTATCCAGCTGATCACTGTGTTCTGCATCATCCATTTTTGAAATTGCTGTTCAAAGCAAGATGTAACTCTTGTTTCTGGCTAAGCAGATGTCAAAGATGAAATTCCAGTAGAGGCTTAAGTACTGTTTGATACCTGGTTTTCAGGGAAATAATCTTGGCATCtctcagtattttaatttattcagaaTATAGAACTTGAGGATCTTTGGAAGAGAGTTCAGAGCAGTTATGTCTGTGCAGCTCAAACAGATGTTTCATTCTTCACAGATGCTGAGCCTTAGTAATTGTGTTCCCAGCAAGAACTCTGTGTAATACTTAATAGATCATGGAAACTGCAGCAAAGCTTGTGAAGGCATGACTATACTGTAATGCCATTTTTGGAAGAAGTAGGAGCCAGGTTAAATTAACCTAAGGAGTCTATTTTTCCCCAGGGAAGATATTAATGTCTCCAGCACAGTATAAATCAGCTCACCTTGTTCTGGAACTGAGGGCCTTGCAGATCTAAGAGAGATCTAGCTGCTAACACTACAAGCAAAGATAAGACAACAAAACAGATTAGAAAGCTGTATGTAGCAGATGTTTGCTACAGCCTATATGATATCTTCAAGATAAAACCATTAGCTCTCATCTTGGGGGAAAATGAACTTTAAGCAGCTTGGTCACAAACCTCAAATTTTCACTGATGTTAAGAATAAATTCTAGATTGAGatgaacaaattatttttctgaaatgaaatcaaGCAAGCTGTGCTTGGTCATACTAAAAATATCTTTGTGCAAGGTGCTGGTAAGAAATCAATTCATATTACTTTGTATCAGTGTTGTCTCTTCAGGAAGACACACAGTGTTTTGATGGAGCTGGCATAGATGGCCTTCCTTCTCTGacagatgatttttaaatgcttttttacCCAATTTCAGGTGATTCCTACGCAGTAAATTCAGCAAGTCAAAGAATTTTTACCACAGGTTTGATCAGTCTTGTGGTAAATTGTGTTCCCTACTTAATAACAATTTAAATTGTCTCAACAAAGTCAGAAATGGACTTGAAAAGGAGAAGCCATTGTATTgacatagaaaaataaaactaaaagaCTAAAATGCTGTTTCATGTCAGGGTCTAGGTAAATGGAGGGTAACAACTTGTTCTTCACCCATGCAGCTCTTACTTCTACTTCcagttttcttctctccttATTCAGCACTTTTATGAACATCCAGGAAGCTCCTTTAACTACTAATCTCTCAAAAGaacaatttgatttttctcacaTTCTCTGGGATTAGTATTGAAATTATTTGCTCTGAAATGGTACGAGGCAAAGCAGAGAATGAGATGGATTATTGAATTGTAACATATAACATAAAAATACTCGGTTCTTACTTCTGTACTTCAGGTTGAGACTTGTTGTACTGAGTTGTTAAGAATGGTTTAGTGCACTAATTTCAAACTTGCATATGAAGTTTGCAAATATGTAGAATTCAGGTTTCCAGTTTGGTAAAGGCAGAGGTGAGCAGTTTGTATctttaaaaaaccagaaagattAATTTGTTTGTGTGTAGAGCTGCTTATAGATCTCCCTTTTCAGTTTTCCCCATAAGCTTGATCTTTGTTTCAACTTTACTTCTCTTGGGTtctgaatgaaagaaaattatcaagGTCTCAATGTCAAGCAGAATTCCAGATGTGTCCTGAACTTACAAGTGGAGTTGGTTTTGTCATAGTCAGTTCTGTCACTTCCCTTCGTTCAGGGAACTCTGAGCTCACTAAGAGAAGCTTAATCTGAAAAGGTTTGTCTGAATCTGGAAATCAGCCAAATATTTTGTCAGTAACCAGGTTTGTTTTCTGAGGGAGAGGACTGCAGGAATAGAAAAGTGTcttccttcagaaaatgaaagTCAATGGGTCCTGCTTTGTAGTGTTGTGGTGGGATTTCTCCTGAGTCCTAGCTAGAGCTACCTAACTGCTGGCAAATCTTGTGACTAGAAGTTAGCCCAGGTGCCTTCCTAAGTCTCTGAATTGAAATGCACAGAACTTTATGCTGTAAACTTTAATTAGCTCTATTTTTTTAGGCTAGCACATCCTTTGTGCAGAGTTTAGCAGTAATCTGTTCttacatttccttttctcaggCAGGAATGTTTAACAGCAGATCATGGAGATGTAGGATAGCTGTAGAGCCTGAAACTTTGGTATAACTGCTCTAAGCAGAAAAGTGTGCTGTAATAACTAGAGAACATCACTATTTCCTGCCACATCAGGAgcttcctgtgctgcttccaTTTCTCACGTTCAAAAGCTTCTTTTCCTGAAGGACTCTTCATCCTTTTACTGGAAGTCAATCCCAAGAGCACACAGATGTTTATTGCCTGTGGTGTTGAAGGCTAGGTGCTGTTCCATCTGATTTTATTGTGCACTTCCCTGAAACTGAGCTGAATACATGAATGTTTTGTTGAATATTTAATTGGCTGGTGATAGGAGATACCCTGAATGTTCTAACAAAGTAATTAAGTTGCATTTTCCATTGTGCACATTATGTGCAGTCGTGGTGTTAATTAGATCAGTATTGCACCCTCAAATATGATTTTAGTCACAGAATATGCAAATAATTGTCTTTAGTAATGCATTGTGCTTATTGAGAGAGTTTTAAAATTCAATGtaattggaatattttattctctACCTAATAGGGACCTGATCTTCATTTGGAGTAAACTGCAGCTCAAGTCTAACCCATCAAAACAAGTATTTGTGGACCACTGCTACCAGCTTCTAAGAATTGCTACAAATGTCAGAGTAATTTTCCCTTTCATGAAAGTCATTAAGGATGAAGtaagttctgtttgtttttaccTCCTCCACCATTCTTTTGGTAACCAGTTAAAGTAAAGAGAAGTGATGTTTATTTTGTGTAATGACCACTTTTGGTGGACAGTTAAAAAGGGAAGGACACTTAAAAATTTTGTCAGGTTACAGAATGAGCTTTGATATTATGATTGCTTGTGTggttttaagatttatttttttaactgatttctgagcttttctgtttctgcagcaaGGTAGAGGAATAAGTCCATGGAATAAATGTGAATGATTTATTGGTTTTCTTTCAACCTGACCTCTTAAGGGAATAGGATCTGTGTAATTATATGTACCCTTCATCCTTGTTAAATTCTGGATCCTTTTATCAATTCTAAtcaaatctggaaaaaaaattgcttaatataataaaggaaaaggcagaataATAAAGGAGAAGACGtttattttgcttcagaaaattGTGCTCTATTTCATGCTTCAGATCTCAGTTTTGTTCTGCCTCATCTGCAAAAGAAGTCATGTGCAATGCTTTGCACACAGGCCTGTGAGTTGTTTCCCAACAAGTGTTATTTATCATTGACCTGACTAGACACAGCTCCTTCATATTTTGTGCCCTAAATgaattctaaattattttgtcaGATCTAAATGCAATAATTTGCTGCTGTTCACAAGGGTATGTATTCTGAAATGCTTGTGGTGATGTTAATAATTCTATTTGCATCTGAAGAgtcatattttttaataaccCCCTACTTATGGAACATTATCTGTATttgttaaaatcaaaatatatgcgacattaattatttctaaatttccTGTACCTCTTTTGACTTTAATCTGCTGCCTGTTGAGCAGCGTATTTCTGATCATTCCTCTGAGCTCCATGTTCATGGCAGGGCCCCCAGCTTGAAGTGTGGAATAGGATTTGTGCTCATTGGAAGGATGGGTCATCAGTTTTGGAAAATGAAGCCTTTTGGAATTCTTGGCCATGGGTTGTATGGTTCTCCTGCTGGTTGTTCAAAACTGTGAGCAATCTTACCATGGCTTTTATATAATTCAAGCTAGAAAAGTTAGAATGAGCAAAATATAGAGGAACTGTCCAATTACAGTGTGAAACAGCCTAAGCAATGAAGAGGCAGGTGGAAGATACTGAGAGATGAGATATGATCTCTTGCAATTTTGGTTTATATCCCCAAATAATTGTCTTTAACTATACAGCTGCATGGGGCAGAGCTGAAGCTTTGGAGCTGTACAGCTTTCAGTGCAAACCATTTTTCTATCTGTATTTGTAACCTTGTTTGAGCAATACTTAATGTTCATGCCCTTGGGTGAAGTTCAGTAGCAGGATGCTTTCTGGACTCCAGTTTTGCAGTAGATGAATGTAAATATGTGGGATGTTGGGGAATTGTTTATGTACACTGttatttccttcctgcaggTTGGTGAAGATGGCCTTCAGATCTGTGTTGAGATATGTGGATGTGCCCTCCAGCTGGACCTCCGTGAAGATCCCAACATGAAAAGTCTTATCTATAAAGCAATCGCTCATTTCCTGCCAAATGACTTGGAGATCCTCAGAATTTGTGCTCTCTCCATCTTTTTCCTGGAGCGCACCTTGGAGTCTTACTACACTGTTGAACACTTGTACAAATGTGCAGATGAAGAATACAATGAGTGCACTAGTTCTGTCCAAAACCGCGTACGATTCGAGCTGCTACCCATCTTGAAGAAAGGATTGTTTTTCGATCCCGAGTTCTGGAATTTCTTGATGATCAAGCAGAATTGTTTAGCGTTATTGGGGGATAAAGCTTTGGATGGCTTGAGTGAAAGTACACTGGAAAACTCTcctgcaaacacagagaaaacagcagagtACAGGGCTCAGGGTGAGGAACGTGGCTGTTTAACAGATGTCAGCAATGGGGAGCTTGAGGCTGGAAACTGCTCCGGAGCCCGCTCCAAAGGGAATGCCAGAAAGAACCACCAAGCTCCTGAGGCATCCAGAATGTTGGATCAGACTGAACCAAGGCACCGCTGTGTGATCTGCAACAAGGAGTTCCTTGGGGATCACATAGTGAAACACGCACAAGCTCACCAAAAAAAGGGCAGCTTCTCCTGTGTGCTTTGCACCAGGAAGTTCAGGCAGAAAGGACTCATGCTGAAGCACCTAAGGAATCATGTCAGGAAGATAGAAAGGCAACATCTTGCTGCAGCTCTTGAGGCTACTCAGGAGGCTCCTGTTCTTCATGAAGTGCAATGTTCTGGTGTTTCTGTGTCTCttgaaaatgggaattctgagggTTCCAAAGATGCTGAGCCAGAGGCTACAGTAGCTCCAAGTTCTGATCAGGTCCAAGAGGAGGCTGAGAATGCAGAACAGATTTTTGATGCAGTGGAAAACCATCTTAGTGACCAGGATGATGCCACTGAAAGCAGTAGTGACAGCTGTTTTAATAATATTCCTGATGCTTTAAGTACAGAGAGCTTGCCTGAGGATGATGAGAGCTCCAGTAAAGAGTCACCCATTCTGCATAAAGTGAATGGGGTGTTTTGCCCTCAAAAAGACATTGATGCTTTGGATGAGGAAGGAACCTTTAAGTGCCCTGCTAATGGTTGTGCTAGAGTgtttagaaaaataagattCCTCAACAAACACGCCAGAAAAACTCATCCAACTGATCTGAAGGTGCAGCAGCATATAATGAAatggaataaaggaaaatgcCGCTTCTGCCAGAGGAAATTTGCTGATTCCCAACATTTTATAGACCACCTGAAGAGACATGTGTATCCAAATGTTTACTTTTGTTTACACTTTAATTGTAATCAGAGATTTAAGCTGTCGACTGAGCTTGCAGAACATACAAAAAGTCACAGTGTGTTTAAAGCTCAGTGCAATTTCTCAAACTGCTGTGAGCTATTTGAGGAGCTCCCTTTGCTGTATGAACATGAGGCTcagcattatttaaataaaaccccagAATGTTCAGAGGATGCAAGTGAAAAGGATTCTTCAGATGATCCTTCAGAACCCTGTAGTTTCCAAGATGATGATGAATCTGTTAACGAAAAAGAAACTGTAGATTTACCAATTCCAACCTGGAAGTCAAGGAAGGATTCTGCAGAACCAAAGACATATATTCAAAGTGTggagaagaaagcaaataatGTAATTCACAATGGCAATGAAAGCTCATCAGAGGGTAGTGCTCCTGTTTTAAGTTTGATAGACCAAAAGACACCTGTGTTACAGCCAAATCCTGAAAACTGTAATGTTGTTAGTGACCAACTGGTCAATGGGCACAGTGACCCAGATCAGACATCATCCAAGGCAGCCCAGGTACCTTTGGACAGAGTAGCAGATGAAACAAGGACAGAAAATGGGTCAGTGTTACCAGTTTTACAGAATTGTCACGATGCACCACAAAATaatgctcctgcagcctcacagGTACCTTCTAAACCAAATCAGACAACAGAGACTACTTCATATGGTGTCATCTTAACAAAACCCTATGTCAGACCTTTGCCTCCAAGTTACCTTGATGAACGTTACATTAGCATGCCAAAACGGAGAAAAATTTTGGCTGATGAAGTAGATGCTTATTCTGAACAAGACAAAATTTGTAGCAAATCAACAGAAAGATTTAGGTGTGGCAACTGCTTGACCATCTACTGTAATTCAGAAGCACTTGAGGCTCACCTTGCACAAAAGAAGTGTCAGACGCTCTTTGGATTCGATTCAGATGATGAAAGTAAGTCCTGCAGTCCTTCCATGTTGGTTTCTTTGGCAGTCAATAGCAATCAGAAAAATGGTCTGAAAACAGGAATAGATAAGACAGACACTAAATCACAGTACTCTGCTAAATTGGAAATTGAAATTGGACATGCTGTGCGGAATAAGAAAGAGGTGATGAGAATTTGTAGGCAAAGAATGGAAAAGATTTCTGATGAAACAGAACGGGGTAATTCAATCAATCTGTCTTTCCTTGCATGTTTGAAACTAGATATGGTGAAAAACATAAGCAGTGTTCTAGATTAAGGAATGATTTATATCCTaatcttttgtctttttcaggTGCCTGATTCAATGTTGTGGAGAAAAGTATCAGCTGAGGAGTGGTGTAAGGAAACACTACATGAAGCAGCATCAGTTTGTTTCCCAGTTGGCCTTAATCATGAAGCAGTCTCAAATTCCTATAGAAAAACATGACCTTGATAAAGACAAAGCACATTTTCTAGACAAAACTCACAGAAGAGTAATAGGAGCTCTGCAGGTCTTGAGTCCAGAGAAGTTGCTACAAAACCCCCAAAGTACCAGTTATCCAAAAGAGCCATGTTCATTCCAAATGTGTGATTGAAGCTTAACGGCACAACTTTTCTAGCATGAAAGTAAAGGACAATGAGGCAGAGGTGAGCaggcagaggaagcagaggTGTTCATTGCCTTGTGGAAATCCAACCAGCTAGTTCTGAAAGCTGCTTTAGTTTGTGTGGTTAATGGGTATCTGTCCACACAGCTGAGAAGGAATCATTGAAGAAGGTGTTACATTTTTACCTTGTGGATAAATGCACCCagaattcttttgttttcagagtttGAGTGTGTGAGTCCATTATTGCTCAAAAGCATGGAGCTTGTTTCATAAACTTCTATTCAGAACCCAAAGAGGAATGTGGAAGGAAATCTTGAGATAGATGGGATGCTGGAATAGCCAAACACTTGAAATACAGAGCAAGGAGGAAAAAGTGAGTTGATGTGATATTGTGTGAGACTTGTACACAGTGGAAATAAGATGCATGCAAGAGAAGGCCTTTGCAAGGCTGAGGTAAAAGTGTCCTGTAAAACATCCAGTGTAGGTGTGGGAAGACCAACACAAGGGATAGATTGAGTGAATATTAACAGCAGCTGATGGAAGCAAATCCAGAATGTTGGGAGGCTTAAACTTGCATTGCAGAGTTAAATTATGCAAGTGCAGAGGTCCCTCAGCTGTTGGTAGGACCAACAAGAACTTGAGAAGgcaaacaaaagcagagcacaTCGGGCTGGAGTGAACAAAAAGGTCAGGAAGAACCTGTTTCACATCTGTGGTGTTGCTTAATGGTGGTGGGCCACAactcagtgctgtcactgtctAGAAAGTAGAAAACAGAGATCCTCTCAATCCTGAAGACACACTGCAATCCTATGTAGTAGCATCCCTTGAAAGGAGAGCCTTTCTCAGAGGCTGGTGAAGGAGTTACTTAAATGTTAAGCACTTTATTCACAATTCACTGTTCATAGAAACAATCACAATGTGAAGATAGGAAATAGGAGTCCTTCAGTTCTATATGGAAAACTGAATTACAAAAGATTTTGAAACCAAAAAGATGCTGTTGTAATTTTTGGTCTTCCTACCCTAAGGCAGAGATGTGGTAAACATGCACACTGTCCAATTACTGTGCTAATTTATCCTCTAATTTCTCACACTGTTTTGCCATgtagtattattttatttgggatCCCATTCTATGAAATTTGTAGTGGGATTGCAGGCAGGGGAGGAAAACTGATGTTCCGAGTCATTCCAGAAATGTAGGACAGCACAGAA encodes:
- the ZNF654 gene encoding zinc finger protein 654 is translated as MAEDESDQESERLSEELEALAAPGLPAGLPALLRSQYYCRRFCQVVEDYAGRWQVPLPQLQVLQTALCCFTSACVSFPAECEHVQYVLSSLALSFFELLLFFGKDEFYEDPLKDILGSIQECQNLLNKYRNLNLELVTRIIRDGGPWEDPVLQAILKAKPVSQELVNKYLSSENPLFFELRARYLIACERIPEAMALIKSCINHPDISKDLYFHQALFTCLYMSPLEDQLFQEHLLRTDCKSGIEIICNTEKEGKTTLALQLCESFLVPQLQNGDMYCIWDLIFIWSKLQLKSNPSKQVFVDHCYQLLRIATNVRVIFPFMKVIKDEVGEDGLQICVEICGCALQLDLREDPNMKSLIYKAIAHFLPNDLEILRICALSIFFLERTLESYYTVEHLYKCADEEYNECTSSVQNRVRFELLPILKKGLFFDPEFWNFLMIKQNCLALLGDKALDGLSESTLENSPANTEKTAEYRAQGEERGCLTDVSNGELEAGNCSGARSKGNARKNHQAPEASRMLDQTEPRHRCVICNKEFLGDHIVKHAQAHQKKGSFSCVLCTRKFRQKGLMLKHLRNHVRKIERQHLAAALEATQEAPVLHEVQCSGVSVSLENGNSEGSKDAEPEATVAPSSDQVQEEAENAEQIFDAVENHLSDQDDATESSSDSCFNNIPDALSTESLPEDDESSSKESPILHKVNGVFCPQKDIDALDEEGTFKCPANGCARVFRKIRFLNKHARKTHPTDLKVQQHIMKWNKGKCRFCQRKFADSQHFIDHLKRHVYPNVYFCLHFNCNQRFKLSTELAEHTKSHSVFKAQCNFSNCCELFEELPLLYEHEAQHYLNKTPECSEDASEKDSSDDPSEPCSFQDDDESVNEKETVDLPIPTWKSRKDSAEPKTYIQSVEKKANNVIHNGNESSSEGSAPVLSLIDQKTPVLQPNPENCNVVSDQLVNGHSDPDQTSSKAAQVPLDRVADETRTENGSVLPVLQNCHDAPQNNAPAASQVPSKPNQTTETTSYGVILTKPYVRPLPPSYLDERYISMPKRRKILADEVDAYSEQDKICSKSTERFRCGNCLTIYCNSEALEAHLAQKKCQTLFGFDSDDESA